The Kocuria flava nucleotide sequence GGCGGCCGAGCCCGACGCCGACCGGTGGCGGATCCTGGCGGTGCTGCTCGTGGCGATCTTCATGTCGCTGGTGGGGGTGAGCATCGTCAACGTCGGTCTCCCGTCGATCCAGGAGGGGCTGGGGGCCAGCCGGACCCAGATCCAGTGGGTGCTCTCCGGGTACGCGTTGACCTTCGGCGTGGTGCTGGTGGCGGCCGGGCGGGCGGGGGACATCTTCGGCCGCGGCTTCCTGTTCGTGCTCGGGGCCGCCGTCTTCACCCTCGCCTCGCTGGCGGCGGGCTTCGCCTCCGACCCGGCGGTGCTCACCGCCGCCCGGTTCGTCCAGGGCCTGGGCTCGGGACTGCTCAACCCGCAGGGGGTGGGCATGATCCAGCAGTACTTCCGCGGGGCCGAACGGGGTCGTGCCTTCGGGCTGTTCGGCAGCGTGGTGGGCATCTCCGTGGGCGTCGGCCCGCTGCTCGGCGGGCTGCTCATCCACCTGGGCGGCGCCGCCGAGGGGTGGCGCTGGATGTTCTTCGTCAACGTGCCGGTGGGTCTGCTCGCCGTGGCGCTGGCGCTCGCGTGGTTCCCGCGGCCGCTGCTGAGACGCGGGCACGGGCGGACGGCGGGGAAGGTCCTGTCCGAGCTGGACCCCGTCGGTGCCCTCCTGCTGGGGACGGCGGTCCTGGCGCTGCTGCTGCCGTTCATCGAGGCGAGGGCCGCGACCTCGGCCTGGTGGTGGGCGCTGCTGCCCGCCGGGGCGGCACTGCTGTCGGCCTGGCTGCTGTGGGAGCGCCGGTACAGGGCCGCCGGCCGCAGCCCGATGGTCGACCTGGCGATCTTCCGGGTCCGCAGCTTCTCCTACGGCTCGGCCCTCATCGGTCTCTACTTCCTCGGCGTCACCAGTGTGTGGGTGCTGCTCGCCCTCTACATGCAGCAGGGCCTCGGGCACACCGCGCTGGAGAGCGGACTGATCGGCCTGCCCAACGCCCTGGCCAGCGCCCTCGCCGCGAACTGGGCCGGCCGCCACGTGCTGCGCCTCGGCAGGGCGGTCGTGGTGGGCGGGATGCTCAGCGTGCTGCTCGGCCTGGCCCTCAGCGTGCTCGTCATCCAGCTCGAGGACCGCGGGATCGGCAGCGAGTGGTGGCTGCTGGCCACCCTCGTCCTCGTCGGGCTGGGGCAGGGCGCCGTGGTCAGCCCCAACCAGACCCTGTCCCTGGCGGAGGTCCCGCTGGAGTACGCCGGCAGCTCCGGGGGGATCATGCAGACCGGTCAGCGCATCGGGACCTCGATCGGCATCGCCGTCGTCACCGCGGTGTCCTTCACCGTGCTGCCCGCCGCGGGCTGGGCCCAGGCGATCACCGCCGGGTTCGCGATGATCGCCGTCATCATCTCCTGCGCCCTGGCCGTGGGCGTCGCCGACCTGCGCCACCGGCGCAGGGCCGACCGCGGCCCCGCCTGACACATCTCCCGCGGCGGAACGGGAACCCCGTCGCCGTCGGCACACCGCGTGCCGACGACGACGGGGGCCCGTCGCTCCCGGGCCCTCGCCCCGTGGGCGCCGCGCCGGGCCGGTCAGGCCCGCGAGGGCTCGACCACGGGGTGGTGCAGGGCCAACGCCCCGCCGGTGGCGCAGTGGGGCATGTCCGCCTGCAGGGCCGCCCCGGCGGCCGAGGACAGCGCCCTGCCCATGGCCTCGGCGTCGGGGAGGTCGGCCTCGAAGACCGCGAAGGACGGGGAGTCGCCCTCGGCCGCTCAGGCCTCGACGTCGATGCCCAGGTGCGCGGCGAGCTGCGGAGCGAGCAGCTGCAGCTGGAGGGCGTCGACGGTCGTGCCGCGCAGGTCGCCCGGGCCGGTGATCTCGGGCAGGTCGACCCCGCGCAGGTCGACGTCGGCCAGTGCGGCCCCGGTGACGTCCAGGGCGCCCACCTCCGAGTCGGGGAACGCCATCCGCTCCACGCGGGCCCCGGCGAGGTCGAGCTCCCCGATGACGCAGTCCTCGAACACCACGTCCCGCGCGTCGGCCCCCCGGAGGCTCAGGTAGCCGACCTTGCACCCGCGCACGTGCACGGCGTCCCACGTGCCCTCGACGCACTGCAGCACGCCGAGCCGGGAGCGCTCGAGCAGGCTGTGGCGCAGCGCGGCGCAGGCGGCGGTGACCGTGGGGACGTCGAGGCGCGAGAGGCGGCAGTCGGTGAGCCGGGTGCCCGTCAGCTCGAGCTCGTGGGCGTTCAGCTCGGCGAAGGAGCACGCGCTGAAGCCGACGTCCGTCAGCTCCGTGCCGGTGAGGTCGTCGCCCGTGAACGCCAGGGCCTCGTACGTGGCGAAGGGGCGCGGCGGGGTGCCGGAGCCGGCCCCGAGATCGGGCAGCTCGAGGGCGCGGATCCGTGGGGGAGCGGGGGTGGTGCGGCCGGCCATGCGCTCCACGGTAGTTCCTCCGGGCCGTCCACCGGTCCTCGGGTCGGCCCCGGTACCACCGCAGGGCGGTGGACGGCGTCCTCGGGGGGCGCTGGGACTCCGTGGAGCATCTCAGGCCGGGCACAGGAACCGGTGGCAGGCTCGGGCACCATGAGCACCTCGCCGACCGGCCGCCACCACGAGAGCACCCCGACCGCGCGCACGGCCCTCCGCGCCCTCACGGCGCTGGTGACCGCCGCGCTCGTCGCCGGCGCCGTGCACTTCGCCGAGCTCGAGCTGCTCACCGCCGCGATGCTCGTGGCCGTGGCCGGGATCGCGGTCGACGTGCGGCTGACCGCCCGGCTCGCGCGGGTACGGGTCCGCCCGTAGCGGACCGGCCGCCGTGGTCGGCGTTCGGGGGCCTGGGTGCTCAGCGGACGAACGGGCCGTGGGCCTTCATCCAGTCGTTCAGCCACCGCTCCAGCGCGTCGGCGTCCCACGCCGGGGCGTGGACCAGCAGCGCGTCGGCGGCGCGCCGGTGCACCGTGTCGACGCCGGGCCGGCGGGCGAGCTCGAGCGCCATGAGGTCCACCAGGGCGGCCCCGCGCGCGGCGACGGCGGCGTGCACGCCGACGTCGAAGCCCTCCGGCTCGGCCACGACGACGACGGGGGACCCGCCCGGCACCGGCAGCGGCGGCCGGCCCGTGCGCAGGTCGGCGATGACCCCTTCCGCGTAGCGCTCCAGCTCGGTGGCGTGCAGGGAGCGCTCCCCGCGCTTGAGCCGCAGCACCCCGCCCAGCGGCAGGGTGGGGACGTAGACCTGGTGGCCGTTGCCGAGCAGCACCGGGTGGTGGTGCAGGTGGTGGGCCGGGTCCTCCGGTGAGCCCAGGCCCCACCGGACGGTGGGTGCCCCGGTGATGACCACGATGGCGAGGTAGGAGACCAGCCCGTCCAGCAGGACGTCCATCGTCGAGGACGGGACCCTGACCCCCATCAGGGTGTGGCGGGCCCACGACGGCCACTGCCGGCGGGGCAGCACGGCGGAGCCCGCCGCCGGGTCGGCGGCCAGCTCGGTGCGCCGGCTCTCGATCCACTGCCACAGCGGCGTCAGGGAGGCGGGCGAGCCGTCGAGCAGGGCGTCCGGGGCGAACCCGTGGGCGGCGAGCTCGGCGCGCAGGCGCGACCACGCCCGGGGACGCTCTGCGAGGAACTCCTCGAGGGCGGCCCGGGCCTGCTCGGCGGTCATCAGCCGGTAGGGGGTGAACGGCACGGCAGGATCCTGGGGACGTCGGGGACCGCCCCGCCGGGCGGGACGGGTGGACCAGCTCCACACCGTAGCCGCGGCGGCGGCCCGCGTCCGGATGGTGCGCAGTGCTACCGCGGCAGGTGCCGCTGCAGCCACAGGGTCAGCCACAGCTTCAGGCGCATCTCGTCCCAGTCGGGGACGTCCACGACCAGGGCGGCGGGGCCGTAGCGGTGCACCGATGCGACGCCGTCCCGGTCGGCGAGCTCGGCGATCAGCTCCTCCACGACCTGCGGGTGGACCGCGGGGATGTCCTCGCGCAGGCCGACGTCGAAGCAGTCGACCTCGGCGACCACCGTCACCAGCGGCTCCTCGATCGCCGCGGCCTCCGGGCCGCGCCCGTGCAGGGCCTCGACGGTGCGGGCGACGTGGACGCGCATCTCGTCCCCGGTCATCGGCGTGCGGCCGTGGGCGGACTGGTAGGCGCTGAACAGCGGGATGCCCGGGAGGAAGAGCTGGTGGTGGTCCGAGGCCAGCACGGGATAGTTCAGCAGCGGGTGGTCGGCGATCTGGTGCTCCCCGACCCACCACCGCGACTGCGGCACCAGGTCGGTGATCACCTCGGCGAGGTAGGAGACGAAGCCGTCGACGAGCGCCAGCGACTCCGCCGGCGGGTGCGGGTCGACCAGCCGGCCTTGGCGGGCCCAGCTGGGCCAGGACGGCCGCGTCGGGTCCTCCTCCAGCGCGGCCGCCGTCACGCCGAGCTCCGCCACCCGGTCGGTGATCCAGGCCCACAGCGGTCGGACCGAGTCGAGCGTCCCGTCGAGGACGACGACGTCGCCCGCCGCAGCGGAGACCGTCGCCCGCAGCGCACCGAGCGCGGTGGCGCGCTCGCGGAGGAACGCGTCGAGGGCGTCGGCGGCCTGGGCGGCGGTCATCAGCTCGTACGGCACGTCCCCCATGGCACCGACCCTAACCCCGCCGGCCTCCGTCGTCGGGCGCTCGGCGCGTCGAAGGCGCCGGTGCGTTCCGCGGACGGCCCGGCCCCGGCCGTCCCGCGCCGGTGTTTGCAGGCGCCCCGCCACGGTCCCTCCTGGAGGCCGCTCCTCGAGCAGGTCCCCGCGCACCCACGCCCTGAGCACCTCCAGGACCACGCCGACGAGCAGGCCGAGCTCGAGCGAGGAGGCGCGGTGGGTGAACACCATCAGCACCGCGCCGGCGCACGCGCCCAGCACTGCGCCGCGCACGATGAGCCGTCCGGCGGGCACCCCGGGGACCACCACGGCTCAGGCCGGGCGGGAGCGGGCGTGCAGCAGGGTCGTGGTGGCCACCACGATGACGGCGGCCAGCGCGATGAAGCCGTGGAGCCCCGGGACGAAGCCCGCGACCGCCACGGCCGCCACCGCGGCCAGGCAGCACCACGAGCCGAGAACGGCACGCCGTCGTCGGCGCACGCCCACGGACTCGCCGACCAGCAGCGGCCACGTGGTGGAGGTGAGCGCGACCAGACAGGCGATGAGGCCGATGGGCACGGCGATCGAGCCGTCGGTGAGGATCGGGTCCGGCACCGCGGGGTGCTCCGTTCAGGGTCGTCGGTCCGCCGGCCCCGGCGGACCGTGCATTCTCTTTCGCGAACGTACCAGAGCGTGCGGCGGCGCACTCCTCCAGAGCCTCGGTGCCCCGGGTGTGGAGCCTCCTCCTTCATGCAGCGACCACGCCACGGCGTCGCCGTCCTGAGGTCACCGTGGCCGGAACCCCGGCGTCCTCACCCCCGCAGGGCAAGGCGCCGCACCTCTGGGGCGGAGCTTACGGCTCTGCATCCTGGAGATCGTCGAGCAACCATTCCGCCAGCTGTCCGGGGGGCACCACGACCGTGGCCTCCTGCACCTGCCTGGCCTCTTCAGGGCTGAGACGGACCCCGGCGTCGCCGGCGGTCCCGACGATGTGCACGAGGCGCGCCGTGGCGTAGCCGGTGGCCAAGGCTGCACCCCAGGCCGGGCAGTGGTCGTACCAGGGGTGGTGCGGATCGGGACTGCACGCCTCCAGCCACCGTGCCGAAGCCAACGGGTACGGAGCGGGCGGCAGAAGGCACTGGTGCAACACCCACGTGACATCGGCCCACCGGCCGGCAGGAGTGTTGACCATGGGATAGAAGGTCGCCACCCAGTGGGTGGGGGAGTGCGGAGACAGCTCCACAGCGAGAACCTTGGGGGCGGAGGCGTCCATGCCGACTTCCTCTGTGCAGACGAACAATCACGTCGCAAGAAGGCGGCGGGGGACTGGGCCCCACAGCGGACGAGAACACGGCCCGAGGGTGATGGTCCATGGTAGCCCCGGCACAGGGAACAGCAGTACCTCGACGATCAGCGTGACTGCGGGGTTCACGCAAAGCATGGGATACGAGACGTCTCGTCCGAGAAATTTGCGCCCGCATGATTCCGGGGTTCGACCTGTCTCGCATCTTTGTGCTTTATCCATGGCCCTAGAATTGGATACTCAACGTTGGTTGCGAGACAGGTGAGGTGGACATGGGGAAGCTGATCGGGTACGCCAGGGTGTCGACGCGCCAGCAGGATGCACACCGTCAAGTGTCTGATCTCTTGGCCGCTGGCGTGCGGCGTGATGACGTGTACGTCGACAGTGGAGTGTCTGGAGGCCGTGCGTCCCGTCCAGCCTTCGACCAAGCGGTGGCCGCTCTCCAGGAGGGCGACACGCTGGTGATCACCACGCTGGACCGTCTGGGGCGGTCGACGCAGAACATGCTGGCCTTCGCCGAGGCGCTGCGGGGCAGAGGCGCCGGTCTGCGGGTGCTAAATCTTGGTGGGGGAGACGTGGACACCGCCACCCCGATGGGCTCGATGGTCTTTACCGTCATGGCCGCCCTGGCGCAGATGGAGCTGGAGATCAAACGGGAACGGATCACCGACTCGGTGGCCAAGCGCCGGGCCGCTGGCAAGGACCTCGGCGGGCGCCGCCCGACGTTCACCGACTCCCAGATCCGCAACGCGCTGCGGCTGATCGAGGGCGGGGAGCCGGCCACCCAAGTGGCTAAGGATCTCGGGATGTCGCGGGCGACGCTGTATCGGCGGGTGCGGGAGCTGCCGCAGGCGACGACCATCTGATTCCATCTCGGCTGTCCCCGTGCGCAGGGAAAGAACTCAGTGCAGGTGTCTCACCTCAGCCTGACGCACAGGGCGGCGGCGATCGCGCGGGCATCTTCTAGGACACTGGGACGTGAGTGGGCTTGGCCATGGCCACACCTGAGAAGACATCCGGTCGGGGACAGCTCACCCCTGCCAGCATCGTCAGTCAATACAGCCCATGCTGGCGCTTTACTAGAGCATTTGCGGGACTGGGGCGGGGTTGCGGGTGCTGAGCCTCGCTGGCGGAGACGTGTGGACCCCGCCACCCCGAGGGGGTCCATGGTTTCACTGCCATGGGCGTCCTGGTCCCGATAGGGTTGAAGATCAAGCGCGAACGCATCCCCGGCCCGGTGGCCGAGGGCCGGGCTGCCGGCAAGGACTTCGATGAACGCCGCCAAAAATTCATCGGCTCCCCAGTACGCAACATCGTCGGACTCCTTGAAGGCGGGGAGTTGGCCACCCATGTCGCCCGCTACTCGGGCATATTCGGGGCCCACCTCTCGGCGGGTCCGAGGGCTGCCCATGCTGATCACCTGAGGGGTGTGGTCCGGCAGTTGATGTCGCTGTGGCTCCGGTGCCCGGGGCCAGTCATCGCAGGTGGCAAGTGTGCCCGGCAGAGTGGTGGTCAAGTGTGGTGATGCTCAGGGCGTGTTCACGGCAGGCAGGGCGGCATCGTATTGCTGCCGTGCCGTCAGGATCGTGGGCATGTGCGTCTTCGCCCAGTTCTCCAGGGCCTGCAGGGGTTCCTGCAGCGTGACTCCGGCTTCGGTGAGCTCGTATTCGACTCTGGGGGGGACCTGGGGGTAGATCGTGCGGGTCACGAGTCCGTCGCGTTCCAGGGCCCGCAGTGTTTGGGTCAGCATCTTCTGCGACACTCCGTCGATGCGCGCCGCCAGCTGGGAGAACCGCAAGGGACCATCGCTGAGGGCGCCGACGACCAGGACGGTCCACCGGTCCCCGATCCGGTCCAGCACCTGGCGGGAGGGGCAGTCGCGTTGGTAGGGGTCGGCTGGTGGTCGGTCCATGAATGCGCTCCTGGGTTACTCCGGGGTGGGCCACTTACTCAGAAGTGCCTACTTCCGCGCCGATTGTCAGTTACTTAGAGTAACCAAGAGTGGTTCCAGAGGGAACCTTTGACCCCATGGCAGAGGAGAGACAGCACATGACGCGCATCGCAGTTCTGGGCGGCACCGGTTACGCCGGCTCGCACATCGTGGCCGAGGCGGCCCGACGCGGCCACGAGGTGACGTCCTACAGCCGCACCACCCCGGCGGAGCCGGTCGACGGAGTCGCCTACGTCACCGGCTCGGTGTTCGATGATGCCTTCCTGGCCCAGGTCGTGGCGGAGGCTGAGGTGGTCATCGAAACGCTCTCGCCCCGTGGGGAGCTGGAGGGCAAGCTCGAGGGCGTGATGGACCGGCTCATCGACCGGGTCCGGGCTGCCGGAGTGCGGTTGGGGGTGATCGGTGGTGCCGGGTCTCTGAGGGTGGCCGAGGGTGGGCCGAAGCTGATGGACACCGAGGGCTTTCCGGCCGAGATCCTGTCCGAGGTCCGGACCGGTGAGGCGCTGCTGGAGACCTTGCGCGGCACCGAGGAAGACCTGGACTGGTTCTACGTCAGCCCCGCCGGTGGCTTCGGCGCCTGGGCGCCCGGGGAGGCCACCGGGCGCTTCCGGATTGGCGGCGACGTACTGCTGATCGATGAGGAGGGCAACTCGTTCATCTCCGGGGCGGACCTGGCCACCGCCGTCGTGGACGAGATCGAGACCCCGACCCACTCCCGCCGTCGGTTCACCGTCGCCTACTGATCACCCGGCTTTCCCGCAGAGCCCCTGCGCCTACCAGGCGCAGGGGCCCTGCGCACCATCGTCGGGCCGGCCACTACGGGGGCGACAGGAGGGCGCCCCCATGAACCAGCCCTTCGTGCGCCAGGCTCTGGCAGCACCCCGGACCCAGCACGAGTACTTCCGGTGCAGCGGTCTTGAGACCGCCGCACCATCAAGTGAGAGGTCAACGTCGCCTCCCACTCCTGCTTTACATATGGCCCGGTTAGAGGCATGTAACCCACGGGAGTTCTCGCATCTGGTGCAACTCCCGTCCGGCCCATTTCGCTGCGGTTCCGCGGCGTGCTGCGGCCGGCCCGACGGCACTGGGCACCGAGTTGCTCGCCCGGGTGTTGCGGCTGCGCTGGCCAGCGTGGATTTCCTGCATCAGATGCACGATTCCACGATGACGTGGGATTCGGATGGACACTGCGCCCGGTCAGGTTCCTGTCGTCTTGGCCGACATCGGTGTGGGTTTGTTCCGCGCCGAGGAGCGGGTGTTCGAGGCAATGCTAGGCAGGCGGAGGGCGTCGGTAGCCCCGAGAAAGTAGCTAACTCCCGCCTCCTCAACTTCCGTGCCTACGGGTTCGTATTGGAGCGGGGCTGAGGGCTCCGATCTGGACCTCCCCGGGGATGGCGCAGGGGCGGCCGGGAAATGGTTCAGGCTTTGGGGGGTGCGGTGGAGGCTCGGGGGATGAGTTCGATGCCGTCGGGGATGGTTTCTTCGATCGCGTCCTGGGGGTCGGTGTCAAGGAGCAGGGCCACGGCGCGGCGACCCATCTCGAACAGGGGCATGCTCACGGTGGTCAGGGGTGGGTCGAAGGCACCGGCCAGGGGGTGGTCGTGGATGGCGATCACCGAGATGTCATCCGGGACGTGTTTGCCGTGGGCGCGCAGGCCCACGAGCAGCCCGGAGGCGGAGGCGATGTTGGCCACGACCACCCCGGTGGTCTCTGCCCCGGCGGCGAGCAGCGCGTCGGTGGCGGTGTTGCCGCCGGTGAAGGAGTAGTCGGCTTCCAGGATCGGCCCGGGGGCCAGGCCGTGGTCGGCCATGGCTTTGCGGTAGCCGCTGGTGCGGCGGCCGGCGGATTCGGCGTGGGCGGGCCCGGAGAGGTGGGCGATGCGGGTGTGGCCGAGGTCGATCAGGGCGGTGGTGGCCCGGTGGGCGGCGGCCTCGTCGTCGAGCAGCAGGTAGCGGCGGCTGCCTTCGGCCCGGCGGTTGAGCAGCAGCCAGGGCACGGGGGCGTCGGCCGGTGGGGTGTCGGTCTGGCCGGCGGTGGCGATGAGGATCCCGTCGAGACCGCCGTGGGCGCCGAGGTCCAGGAACTGTTGGACGCGTCCGGGGGTGCGGGCGGCACTGGCGACGATGAGGGTCTTGCCGCGGGCGTCGGCTTCGGTCTCGGCGCCGTCGACGACCACGGCCCAGATGGGGTTCTCGAAGTTGGGGATCACCAGTCCGAGGGTGTTGGAGGTGGCGGTGCGCAGGCTGCGGGCGATGCGATTGGGCTGGTACCCCAGCTCTTTCACGGCCTGGCGGACCCGTTGGCGGGTCTCCTCACGTGCCCGCAGGGCAGGGTCGTCGTTGAGCACTCGTGAAACGAGGGAACGATCGACACCTGCCCTGGCGGCCACATCAGCGATGGTGATTCGTTTGTTCACCCTCCCACAGTAACCATGGAGGTGACGGCCAGAACGCCCACGGAGATGATCACGATGGCCAGCAGGTCGAAGACCAGCCCGGTGCGGAACATGCGGGTAATGGGCACCATCCCGGAGCCGTAGACGATGGCGTTGGGCGGAGTGGAGACCGGGAGCATGAACCCGCAGGAGGCCCCAAACACTGCCGCCAGGGTGGGGACGGTGGGATCCATGCCCACAGCCACCGCGATGGGGATCACGACCGGGACGACCACGCCGACGGCGGCGGTGTTGCTGGTGGTCTCGGAGATCACGATGGCCAGCACCACGGCGAGCACGGTCACGGCCACGCCGCTGGTGAGGCCGAGCCCACCGGCGACCCCGGTGCCGATGACCTCGGCCAGACCGGTATTGGCCATCAGCCGGCCCAGCACCAGTCCGGCCCCGACCAGCACCACGGTGCCCCAGTCGATGCGCCCGGCATCGGCCCAGGAGAGGGTGAACTTCCGCTGCGCCCAGTTCAGGGGCAGGAAGAACAGCAGGGACGCCCCGATCAAGGCGGCGGTGCCCTCGTCGATGGCGGCGAAGGCGGCCAAGAACCCGGTCTCGGGGGCGGCGATGAGCTCCACCAGGCTGGGGCCCACCCACAGCACCACGGCGACCAGGAAGCAGATCAGCGTGTTGATCTCCCCGCGGCTCATCGTGCCCATGGCGTGGCGTTCGGTGCGGATGTACTCGGTGGCGCCTTCGATCTTGTTGATCTCGGGGCGGTTGAACAGCCACAGGGTCAGGCACATCGCGGCGAACATCACCACGACCAGCGGCCAGGTCAGCTGCCCCCAGGTGACGAAGTTGAGGCTGACCCCGACCTGCTCTTCGAGGAAGCCGCGCCCGACGATGTTGGCGGTGGACCCGATCGGGGTCAGCAACCCGCCCACGCTGGCGCCGTAGGCGATCATGAGCATGACCAGGGTGGCGAAGCGGGTGTGCTTGAAGTCCTTGATCCCGGCCGCGTGGGCGACCTCCGGGCCCAAGGCCCGGACAATGCCCAGGCCGATGGGCAGCAGCATCGCCGCGGCGGCCGAGTTGGACACGAAGGCCGAGACGATCGCGGCGACCCCGCCGAAGGCACACGCCACCCGGGTGGTGGACTTGGCGACCCCAGGCAAGGCCAACACGCTGATCGCGAAGCGGCGGTCCAGCCCGTGCACGGACATGGCCCGGGCGATGATAAATCCGCCGATGACCAGGAACAAGGTGGAGCTGGAGAACGCCCCGAAGACGAAAGCGGTGGCGTCCTGGGTGCTGTCCGGTTCCAGGGTCGGGATCTGCAGCACCACGCACAGGGCCATGGCCAACAGGGAGGTGATCGGGATCGGCAGCGCCTCGGTGACCCACATGATGATGACGAACACCATCACCGCGGCCAAGGCCTGCTGATTGGCCTCCAAGGGCAGGGGCAGCAGCAGCATCAGCACGAAGGCGGCCGGGCCGGCGAACAGGCCGATGGTCTTGCGGATGCGGTCGAACCGGTTGCCGCCGGCGTCGTGGTCCTCGATATCGGCGTCGAGAACGGGTGGGGCGGGCACGGGCGGGGCGGTGGGCGTGGTGGTCATCGGTGATCTCCTTCGGGCGGGCACGAGGGTCGTTTAGCGCCGGGTCCAGGCCCCGACGGCGGCCGCGC carries:
- a CDS encoding LacI family DNA-binding transcriptional regulator, translated to MNKRITIADVAARAGVDRSLVSRVLNDDPALRAREETRQRVRQAVKELGYQPNRIARSLRTATSNTLGLVIPNFENPIWAVVVDGAETEADARGKTLIVASAARTPGRVQQFLDLGAHGGLDGILIATAGQTDTPPADAPVPWLLLNRRAEGSRRYLLLDDEAAAHRATTALIDLGHTRIAHLSGPAHAESAGRRTSGYRKAMADHGLAPGPILEADYSFTGGNTATDALLAAGAETTGVVVANIASASGLLVGLRAHGKHVPDDISVIAIHDHPLAGAFDPPLTTVSMPLFEMGRRAVALLLDTDPQDAIEETIPDGIELIPRASTAPPKA
- a CDS encoding recombinase family protein, whose translation is MGKLIGYARVSTRQQDAHRQVSDLLAAGVRRDDVYVDSGVSGGRASRPAFDQAVAALQEGDTLVITTLDRLGRSTQNMLAFAEALRGRGAGLRVLNLGGGDVDTATPMGSMVFTVMAALAQMELEIKRERITDSVAKRRAAGKDLGGRRPTFTDSQIRNALRLIEGGEPATQVAKDLGMSRATLYRRVRELPQATTI
- a CDS encoding winged helix-turn-helix transcriptional regulator, whose product is MDRPPADPYQRDCPSRQVLDRIGDRWTVLVVGALSDGPLRFSQLAARIDGVSQKMLTQTLRALERDGLVTRTIYPQVPPRVEYELTEAGVTLQEPLQALENWAKTHMPTILTARQQYDAALPAVNTP
- a CDS encoding pentapeptide repeat-containing protein; the protein is MERMAGRTTPAPPRIRALELPDLGAGSGTPPRPFATYEALAFTGDDLTGTELTDVGFSACSFAELNAHELELTGTRLTDCRLSRLDVPTVTAACAALRHSLLERSRLGVLQCVEGTWDAVHVRGCKVGYLSLRGADARDVVFEDCVIGELDLAGARVERMAFPDSEVGALDVTGAALADVDLRGVDLPEITGPGDLRGTTVDALQLQLLAPQLAAHLGIDVEA
- a CDS encoding SLC13 family permease, with the protein product MTTTPTAPPVPAPPVLDADIEDHDAGGNRFDRIRKTIGLFAGPAAFVLMLLLPLPLEANQQALAAVMVFVIIMWVTEALPIPITSLLAMALCVVLQIPTLEPDSTQDATAFVFGAFSSSTLFLVIGGFIIARAMSVHGLDRRFAISVLALPGVAKSTTRVACAFGGVAAIVSAFVSNSAAAAMLLPIGLGIVRALGPEVAHAAGIKDFKHTRFATLVMLMIAYGASVGGLLTPIGSTANIVGRGFLEEQVGVSLNFVTWGQLTWPLVVVMFAAMCLTLWLFNRPEINKIEGATEYIRTERHAMGTMSRGEINTLICFLVAVVLWVGPSLVELIAAPETGFLAAFAAIDEGTAALIGASLLFFLPLNWAQRKFTLSWADAGRIDWGTVVLVGAGLVLGRLMANTGLAEVIGTGVAGGLGLTSGVAVTVLAVVLAIVISETTSNTAAVGVVVPVVIPIAVAVGMDPTVPTLAAVFGASCGFMLPVSTPPNAIVYGSGMVPITRMFRTGLVFDLLAIVIISVGVLAVTSMVTVGG
- a CDS encoding MFS transporter yields the protein MDSSCPDTDAAAGARRDAGGRPPATTAGGAAAQHVPPGREPRTAAEPDADRWRILAVLLVAIFMSLVGVSIVNVGLPSIQEGLGASRTQIQWVLSGYALTFGVVLVAAGRAGDIFGRGFLFVLGAAVFTLASLAAGFASDPAVLTAARFVQGLGSGLLNPQGVGMIQQYFRGAERGRAFGLFGSVVGISVGVGPLLGGLLIHLGGAAEGWRWMFFVNVPVGLLAVALALAWFPRPLLRRGHGRTAGKVLSELDPVGALLLGTAVLALLLPFIEARAATSAWWWALLPAGAALLSAWLLWERRYRAAGRSPMVDLAIFRVRSFSYGSALIGLYFLGVTSVWVLLALYMQQGLGHTALESGLIGLPNALASALAANWAGRHVLRLGRAVVVGGMLSVLLGLALSVLVIQLEDRGIGSEWWLLATLVLVGLGQGAVVSPNQTLSLAEVPLEYAGSSGGIMQTGQRIGTSIGIAVVTAVSFTVLPAAGWAQAITAGFAMIAVIISCALAVGVADLRHRRRADRGPA
- a CDS encoding NAD(P)-dependent oxidoreductase, whose product is MTRIAVLGGTGYAGSHIVAEAARRGHEVTSYSRTTPAEPVDGVAYVTGSVFDDAFLAQVVAEAEVVIETLSPRGELEGKLEGVMDRLIDRVRAAGVRLGVIGGAGSLRVAEGGPKLMDTEGFPAEILSEVRTGEALLETLRGTEEDLDWFYVSPAGGFGAWAPGEATGRFRIGGDVLLIDEEGNSFISGADLATAVVDEIETPTHSRRRFTVAY